Proteins encoded together in one Temnothorax longispinosus isolate EJ_2023e chromosome 5, Tlon_JGU_v1, whole genome shotgun sequence window:
- the LOC139813010 gene encoding lectizyme-like — MHSITSIKCSQFVGLTSISEMFPKAIVFFALLAVAVASAVRPRVGLQMPILPHFSPQIVGGEEAPEGAYPYIVSLDFFSQHFCAGSILNERWIITAAHCVQAVPSVNYISVKAGKHHILRNEPDEQTVEVSEGYVHEKYGGGVGPYDIGLLKLASPLKLTKRVQAIELAAPESEPSGEAWLAGWGSTSSSHFPEMPEILQHVQKEYVDRAICHESVERLTGSSPVHETNVCTDGPFDEKISACSGDSGGPLISYNGQKPVLTGIVSWGIMPCGYPGAPSVYTRVSKFNDWIAQKISGY; from the exons ATGCACTCCATAACGAGTATAAAATGCAGTCAATTCGTTGGTTTGACATCAATCAGCGAAATGTTTCCCAAAGCAATCGTATTCTTTGCTCTCCTAGCAGTGGCGGTCGCCAGCGCCG tgAGACCCCGAGTCGGTCTTCAGATGCCGATCTTGCCGCATTTTTCACCTCAGATAGTCGGAGGTGAAGAGGCACCGGAAGGTGCTTACCCATACATAGTTTCCCTTGACTTCTTCTCCCAGCACTTCTGCGCCGGATCCATTTTGAACGAGCGCTGGATCATAACTGCAGCGCACTGCGTTCAAGCAGTTCCttctgtaaattatattagcgTCAAGGCTGGAAAGCACCATATTCTACGAAATGAGCCCGATGAACAGACGGTCGAAGTTTCTGAAGGTTATGTACATGAAAAATATGGGGG tGGTGTTGGTCCATATGACATTGGTCTGCTTAAACTTGCGTCCCCATTGAAATTGACAAAGCGAGTACAAGCCATCGAGTTGGCAGCACCAGAAAGTGAACCATCGGGAGAGGCATGGCTTGCTGGATGGGGCTCCACCTCGAGTAGCCATTTCCCGGAAATGCCAGAAATACTCCAGCATGTTCAGAAGGAGTACGTCGATCGCGCTATTTGTCACGAATCCGTCGAGCGCTTGACTGGATCTTCTCCCGTTCATGAAACCAATGTCTGCACTGATGGGCCATTTGACGAGAAAATCTCCGCATGCAGT GGTGACTCCGGTGGCCCTCTAATCTCGTACAATGGACAAAAGCCGGTGCTCACTGGAATAGTATCTTGGGGTATTATGCCATGCGGTTATCCAGGCGCGCCATCCGTGTACACCAGGGTGTCCAAATTCAATGATTGGATTGCGCAGAAAATCAGTGGTTATTAA